A region of Fibrobacter succinogenes subsp. succinogenes S85 DNA encodes the following proteins:
- a CDS encoding DUF6564 domain-containing protein, translating to MKYLIITVAGTATRFNRDTEKETLKCLYYKDSPKFALLPQLLKNCGEYDKYIIVGGYLYSALEEYVKQNLQVYGDKIELVYNEHFKDYGSGYSLYKGIEAVKEPGDVTFVEGDLFFLKENFKKVYDSEKSVLTINREPIYSNKAVALYVSTDGRPHYLYDTNHSSLTIPEPFLAVFNSAQMWKFRSAEKLHEAVASLTEKQLQGTNLEIIQAYFNKLSREEYDVVTFDAWYNCNTVADYNIVRELME from the coding sequence ATGAAATACCTGATTATTACTGTTGCCGGGACGGCAACCCGCTTTAACAGGGATACCGAAAAGGAAACCCTGAAGTGCCTTTATTATAAGGATTCTCCGAAGTTTGCTCTTTTGCCGCAGCTTTTGAAAAATTGCGGCGAATACGACAAGTACATCATCGTGGGCGGCTACCTCTATTCCGCTCTCGAAGAATACGTGAAGCAGAATCTTCAGGTGTATGGCGATAAGATTGAACTTGTCTATAACGAGCACTTCAAGGATTACGGCTCGGGCTATAGCCTGTACAAGGGCATCGAGGCCGTGAAGGAACCGGGTGATGTCACGTTCGTTGAAGGTGACCTGTTCTTCTTGAAGGAAAATTTCAAGAAGGTCTACGACAGCGAAAAGAGCGTGCTCACGATCAATCGCGAACCCATTTATTCGAACAAGGCCGTGGCTCTTTACGTATCGACGGATGGCCGTCCGCATTACCTATACGACACGAACCATTCTTCGCTCACGATTCCGGAGCCGTTCCTCGCGGTATTCAATTCTGCGCAGATGTGGAAGTTCCGGTCGGCAGAAAAGCTGCACGAGGCTGTCGCTTCCTTGACGGAAAAGCAACTTCAGGGAACGAATCTCGAGATTATCCAGGCGTATTTCAACAAGCTTTCCCGTGAAGAATATGATGTGGTCACGTTTGATGCCTG